In Nicotiana tabacum cultivar K326 chromosome 19, ASM71507v2, whole genome shotgun sequence, one DNA window encodes the following:
- the LOC107781212 gene encoding putative galacturonosyltransferase-like 7: protein MFWVTKFSGFIAAAMVMIVLSPSLQSFPPAEAIRSSHLESYLRFPSQNFPPNRFSFRKSPIFRNAAECSTSNILETNEVCDPSLVHVAITLDIEYLRGSIAAVHSILQHSSCPESVFFHFLVSETNLETLVRSTFPKLKFKVYYFDPDRVRNIISTSVRQALEQPLNYARNYLADLLEPCVNRVIYLDSDLVVVDDISKLWSTSLGEKTIGAPEYCHANFTKYFTASFWSEPRFSGTFNGRRPCYFNTGVMVIDLKKWRRVGYTKRIEKWMDIQKTNRIYELGSLPPLMLVFAGHVAPIEHRWNQHGLGGDNVKGSCRDLHPGPVSLLHWSGSGKPWLRLDSKKPCPLDSLWAPYDLYGFST from the coding sequence ATGTTCTGGGTCACGAAATTTTCAGGCTTTATCGCCGCAGCAATGGTAATGATTGTTCTTTCCCCATCCCTACAATCATTCCCACCTGCTGAAGCTATTAGATCCTCTCACCTCGAATCCTATCTCCGTTTCCCCAGTCAAAATTTCCCCCCTAATCGCTTCTCCTTCCGTAAATCCCCCATATTCCGAAATGCTGCTGAATGCAGCACCTCCAATATATTGGAGACCAATGAGGTTTGCGATCCTTCACTCGTTCATGTTGCAATTACTCTCGATATCGAGTACCTTCGTGGTTCAATAGCCGCTGTGCATTCAATTCTACAACATTCTAGCTGTCCCGAGAGTGTATTCTTCCACTTTCTGGTCTCTGAAACAAACCTCGAAACCCTAGTTCGATCCACATTCCCTAAATTAAAATTCAAGGTATATTACTTTGACCCGGACCGAGTCCGAAACATTATCTCGACTTCCGTTAGACAAGCGCTTGAACAGCCGTTAAACTATGCTAGAAATTACTTGGCGGATCTTCTAGAACCCTGTGTTAATAGAGTTATTTACTTGGACTCGGATCTTGTTGTTGTGGATGATATTTCTAAGTTATGGAGTACGAGTTTGGGGGAAAAAACTATCGGAGCCCCGGAATATTGTCATGCCAATTTCACGAAGTATTTCACAGCGTCGTTTTGGTCGGAACCGAGATTTTCCGGCACGTTTAACGGCAGGAGACCGTGTTACTTTAATACTGGAGTTATGGTTATAGATCTGAAGAAATGGAGGCGGGTCGGGTACACAAAACGGATAGAGAAATGGATGGATATCCAGAAGACGAATCGGATCTATGAACTGGGTTCACTACCGCCGCTAATGTTGGTGTTCGCAGGACACGTGGCGCCGATAGAGCACAGGTGGAACCAGCACGGTTTAGGCGGCGATAATGTGAAGGGAAGTTGCCGTGACTTGCATCCCGGTCCGGTGAGCCTACTCCACTGGAGCGGTTCAGGCAAACCGTGGCTCCGGCTCGACTCAAAAAAACCGTGTCCGCTTGATTCTCTATGGGCACCCTACGATTTGTATGGATTCTCAACGTGA